From one Amycolatopsis sp. FDAARGOS 1241 genomic stretch:
- a CDS encoding rhodanese-like domain-containing protein has product MSFSTEHLIPLIDEGLGNSSYLVDLGDGRALAVDAGRDLRDLRAAAAGHGLRIAFAADTHLHADFLSGAVQLGHDHGATVLASAAGKREFPHTGLTDGNEVDLGGLTLRALATPGHTDEHLAFLLLDGARELGVFTGGSLIVNSAARTDLLGADRTEELARAQYRSLHRLITLPDDVDVWPTHGAGSFCSAPPGTDRTTTIGAQKHANPLLAAPDEDTFVRALVAGFGTYPRYFERLAEVNRRGPAVVAGTPALPALTAADVRAHLAAGGHVVDVRPAADFAAGHIRGALSIPLRDQFATWLGWLLPDTAPLVFVRNPDQQVSDLVWPAYKIGYERLVGHLAGGMAAWSAEDGPRQTTVFADPAHTGGQTYLDVRQATEYRAGHVPTAMHLELGSLAAHAADVPPDAMIACGHGERAMTAASVLERAGRTDVTVLNGGPADYARAHDLRLAAGDGPR; this is encoded by the coding sequence GTGAGCTTCTCCACCGAGCACCTGATCCCGTTGATCGACGAGGGCCTCGGCAACAGCTCCTACCTCGTGGACCTCGGCGACGGCCGGGCGCTGGCCGTGGACGCCGGCCGCGACCTGCGCGACCTGCGCGCCGCCGCGGCCGGGCACGGCCTGCGGATCGCATTCGCCGCCGACACCCACCTGCACGCGGACTTCCTCTCCGGCGCCGTGCAACTGGGCCACGACCACGGCGCGACGGTGCTGGCTTCGGCCGCGGGGAAGCGGGAGTTCCCGCACACCGGGCTCACGGACGGCAACGAGGTCGACCTCGGCGGGCTCACCCTGCGCGCCCTGGCCACTCCGGGACACACCGACGAGCACCTGGCGTTCCTGCTGCTCGACGGCGCCCGCGAACTCGGCGTGTTCACCGGCGGGTCCCTGATCGTGAACTCCGCCGCCCGCACCGATCTGCTCGGCGCCGACCGCACCGAGGAGCTCGCCCGCGCCCAGTACCGCTCACTGCACCGGCTGATCACTCTGCCCGACGACGTCGACGTCTGGCCCACCCACGGCGCCGGCTCGTTCTGCTCGGCCCCACCGGGCACCGACCGCACCACCACCATCGGAGCGCAGAAGCACGCCAACCCGCTGCTGGCCGCACCCGACGAAGACACGTTCGTCCGGGCGCTCGTCGCCGGCTTCGGCACCTACCCGCGCTACTTCGAGCGCCTGGCCGAGGTCAACCGCCGCGGGCCCGCCGTCGTGGCCGGCACCCCCGCGCTGCCCGCGCTCACGGCCGCCGACGTCCGCGCCCACCTCGCCGCCGGTGGCCACGTCGTCGACGTGCGCCCGGCGGCCGACTTCGCCGCCGGCCACATCCGCGGCGCCCTCTCCATCCCGCTCCGGGACCAGTTCGCCACCTGGCTTGGCTGGCTACTGCCGGACACCGCGCCGCTCGTGTTCGTGCGCAACCCGGACCAGCAGGTGAGCGACCTCGTGTGGCCGGCCTACAAAATCGGCTACGAACGCCTCGTGGGCCACCTGGCCGGCGGCATGGCCGCGTGGAGTGCCGAGGACGGCCCGCGCCAAACCACCGTCTTCGCCGACCCCGCCCACACCGGCGGGCAGACGTATCTCGACGTGCGGCAAGCCACTGAATACCGTGCCGGCCACGTGCCCACCGCCATGCACCTGGAACTCGGGTCTCTCGCCGCACACGCGGCCGACGTCCCGCCGGACGCGATGATCGCGTGTGGCCACGGCGAGCGGGCCATGACCGCCGCCAGCGTCCTCGAACGCGCCGGACGCACCGACGTGACCGTCCTCAATGGAGGTCCGGCCGACTACGCACGCGCCCACGACCTGCGTCTCGCGGCCGGCGACGGGCCACGGTGA
- a CDS encoding FAD-dependent oxidoreductase — MVDVVVAGGGPGGMLLGYLLARAGVQVRVLESRQDFDRDFRGDSMHPYTLELLDRLGLAQELLRLDHFKGRSFRFHTTKASFSVAAYDRLDTPFDYVALMPQVRFLDFLAAEAARLPAFSLEMGAKVTDLLTDETGAVAGVRHRRGEIGCELLVGADGRFSTVRRLAGLPARSLGATTDILWFRLPRDPADPPGADLELYYGPESYLGVLGGVRDWQVGYSVAKGDYARLRERGVEPIRDFVSTRVPWLADRVHLLTDFAQTTLLSVDISRVDRWYRPGLLLLGDAAHVISPVGGNGILMAVQDAVAAANRLVPAFRHGTPTTDDLAAIQRDRLPAIEKVQAQQVRVERRSARARARGRGAEPPAFLRRLFAIPALRAKGARDNAYGPYPPRLDPVVLSAH, encoded by the coding sequence GTGGTGGACGTCGTCGTCGCCGGTGGAGGACCCGGTGGGATGCTCCTCGGGTACCTACTGGCGAGGGCCGGGGTCCAGGTGCGGGTGCTGGAGTCGCGGCAGGACTTCGACCGGGACTTCCGCGGCGATTCAATGCACCCGTACACGTTGGAACTGCTCGATCGGCTCGGGCTGGCGCAGGAGCTGCTGCGGCTCGACCACTTCAAGGGGCGCTCGTTTCGCTTCCACACCACGAAAGCCTCTTTCAGCGTCGCGGCGTACGACCGGCTCGACACGCCGTTCGACTACGTCGCCCTGATGCCGCAGGTGCGTTTCCTCGACTTCCTCGCCGCCGAGGCGGCCCGGCTGCCGGCGTTCTCCCTGGAGATGGGTGCGAAGGTCACCGACCTGCTCACGGACGAAACCGGCGCGGTCGCGGGAGTCCGGCACCGGCGCGGGGAAATCGGCTGCGAGCTTCTCGTCGGCGCGGACGGGCGCTTCTCCACGGTGCGCCGCCTGGCCGGCCTCCCCGCGCGATCGCTCGGCGCCACCACCGACATTCTGTGGTTCCGCCTCCCGCGCGATCCGGCCGACCCGCCCGGCGCCGACCTCGAGCTGTACTACGGACCGGAGAGCTACCTCGGCGTGCTCGGCGGCGTGCGTGACTGGCAGGTCGGCTACAGCGTCGCGAAAGGCGACTACGCGCGCCTGCGCGAGCGGGGGGTCGAACCGATCCGCGACTTCGTCAGCACGCGGGTGCCGTGGCTGGCCGACCGCGTGCACCTCCTGACGGACTTCGCCCAGACCACGCTGCTGTCGGTCGACATCTCCCGCGTGGACCGCTGGTACCGCCCGGGCCTGCTCCTGCTCGGCGATGCCGCCCACGTCATCTCACCCGTCGGCGGCAACGGCATCCTCATGGCCGTGCAGGACGCCGTCGCCGCGGCCAATCGCCTCGTTCCCGCCTTCCGCCACGGCACCCCGACCACCGATGACCTGGCCGCCATCCAACGCGACCGGCTGCCTGCCATCGAAAAGGTCCAGGCCCAGCAGGTCCGCGTCGAGCGCCGCTCCGCCCGGGCGCGAGCGCGCGGCCGTGGCGCCGAACCACCCGCCTTCCTGCGCCGCCTGTTCGCCATCCCGGCTCTGCGCGCGAAAGGCGCCCGGGACAACGCTTACGGCCCCTACCCGCCTCGCCTCGACCCGGTTGTCCTGTCCGCGCACTGA
- a CDS encoding SHOCT domain-containing protein — MPYWHYGEGGGWVGLVLVIIGLLVVLAVAGILGTLLVRRAPKPTSEEDRALGILRERFARGEIDQDEYERRRAALGR; from the coding sequence ATGCCTTACTGGCACTACGGAGAAGGAGGCGGCTGGGTCGGACTCGTCCTGGTGATCATCGGGCTGCTGGTCGTGCTCGCCGTCGCCGGGATCCTCGGCACGCTGCTGGTCCGGCGGGCTCCGAAGCCCACTTCGGAGGAAGATCGAGCCCTGGGGATCCTGCGCGAGCGGTTCGCCCGCGGGGAGATCGACCAGGACGAGTACGAACGCCGGCGCGCCGCGCTCGGGCGCTGA
- a CDS encoding NAD(P)H nitroreductase: MDQGLPDTFTVNTAVAMAIRAPSVHNSQPWRWAVGYRTLHLYADPSRQLTQTDPDRRDLLISCGAALHHARIGFAALGWEADVHHLPHPGEPDHLAAIEFHRREPTAGEIALAAAIPRRRTDRRRHSSWDVPRGYLEPIAEAVADEGVVLRMAEGTERYYLATAIEEACRRHNADPAYRLELAAWSGRRAAPDGVPSRNTPAPDDTPGTLPARPFADPGLTEAPGAAGEDDETVLLVLSTASDDLMSRLRAGEATSAALLTATAFGLASCPLTEPLELPDVRRTVEKEVCAGSFPQMVLRVGWAPANADPLPATGRRDLADVLTPLDTAPLPGGAGRRH; encoded by the coding sequence ATGGACCAGGGACTCCCCGACACCTTCACCGTCAACACCGCGGTGGCCATGGCCATCCGCGCGCCTTCGGTGCACAACTCCCAGCCCTGGCGCTGGGCCGTCGGCTACCGCACGCTCCACCTCTACGCCGACCCGTCGCGGCAGCTCACGCAGACCGACCCCGACCGGCGCGACCTCCTGATCAGCTGCGGCGCGGCGCTGCACCATGCGCGCATCGGCTTCGCCGCACTGGGCTGGGAGGCCGACGTGCACCACCTGCCCCACCCGGGCGAGCCCGACCACCTCGCCGCGATCGAGTTCCACCGGCGCGAGCCCACGGCCGGCGAGATCGCGCTCGCCGCCGCCATCCCGCGGCGCCGCACCGACCGGCGCCGCCACAGTTCGTGGGACGTCCCGCGCGGCTACCTCGAACCGATCGCCGAGGCCGTCGCCGACGAGGGCGTCGTGCTGCGGATGGCCGAAGGCACCGAGCGCTACTACTTGGCCACAGCGATCGAAGAAGCCTGCCGGCGGCACAACGCCGACCCCGCGTACCGCCTCGAGCTGGCGGCGTGGAGTGGTCGGCGTGCTGCGCCCGACGGAGTGCCCTCGCGCAACACCCCGGCGCCGGACGACACCCCGGGGACGCTCCCGGCCCGGCCGTTCGCCGACCCCGGGCTGACCGAAGCTCCCGGCGCCGCCGGCGAGGACGACGAGACCGTGCTCCTGGTGCTGAGCACCGCGTCCGACGACCTGATGTCCCGGCTGCGCGCCGGGGAAGCCACGAGCGCGGCACTGCTCACGGCCACCGCCTTCGGGCTGGCGTCCTGTCCCCTGACCGAACCGCTCGAGCTGCCGGACGTCCGCCGCACCGTGGAGAAGGAGGTCTGCGCCGGCAGCTTCCCGCAGATGGTCCTGCGCGTCGGCTGGGCGCCGGCGAACGCGGACCCCTTGCCCGCCACGGGGCGCCGCGACCTGGCGGACGTGCTGACGCCGCTCGACACGGCGCCGCTGCCCGGCGGCGCCGGCCGGCGGCACTGA
- a CDS encoding PLDc N-terminal domain-containing protein — protein sequence MNPRGAARTGRRRWADLSPVERLVVAGAAAVQLALAAMAWWDLAHRQADQVRGPKALWAAMIAVNFAGPLAYFRWGRLRHRPYRRRGCHWTR from the coding sequence GTGAACCCGCGCGGAGCCGCGCGCACCGGCCGGCGGAGGTGGGCCGACCTGTCCCCCGTCGAGCGGCTGGTCGTGGCGGGCGCTGCGGCAGTGCAGCTCGCCCTGGCCGCGATGGCCTGGTGGGACCTCGCGCACCGGCAGGCGGATCAGGTCCGCGGCCCGAAAGCCCTGTGGGCGGCGATGATCGCCGTCAACTTCGCCGGGCCGCTCGCGTACTTCCGGTGGGGCCGGCTGCGCCACCGCCCCTACCGGCGCCGGGGGTGCCACTGGACCCGCTGA
- a CDS encoding cation transporter yields the protein MAAARRAVLSRRVRLLVASTITYNVIEAVVAIRAGSVASSTALIGFGLDSVIEVASAAAVAWQFSGRAPEARERAALKVIALSFFALAAYVTVASIRSLAGAESAEHSTVGIVLAAVSLLVMPVLSHAQRRAGRELGSASAVADSKQTLLCTYLSGVLLAGLLLNSLFGWSWADPIVALVIAAVAVKEGREAWRGERCC from the coding sequence GTGGCCGCCGCCCGCCGGGCGGTGCTGTCGCGCCGGGTGCGACTGCTGGTCGCGAGCACGATCACCTACAACGTGATCGAAGCGGTCGTGGCGATCCGCGCCGGCTCGGTCGCGTCCTCGACCGCGTTGATCGGCTTCGGGCTGGACTCGGTGATCGAGGTCGCGTCGGCCGCGGCCGTCGCCTGGCAGTTTTCCGGGCGTGCTCCCGAGGCACGCGAGCGCGCCGCGTTGAAAGTGATCGCCCTGTCGTTCTTCGCGCTGGCCGCCTACGTGACCGTCGCATCGATCCGCAGCTTGGCGGGTGCCGAGTCCGCCGAGCACTCGACCGTGGGGATCGTGCTCGCGGCCGTGTCGCTGCTCGTGATGCCGGTCCTTTCCCACGCGCAGCGCCGTGCCGGCCGCGAACTCGGGTCGGCCAGCGCGGTCGCCGACTCCAAGCAGACTCTCCTGTGCACTTACCTGTCCGGTGTCCTGCTCGCCGGGCTGCTGCTCAACTCGCTGTTCGGCTGGTCCTGGGCCGACCCGATCGTCGCGCTCGTCATCGCGGCCGTGGCCGTCAAGGAAGGCCGCGAAGCCTGGCGCGGCGAGCGCTGCTGCTGA
- a CDS encoding helix-turn-helix transcriptional regulator, translating into MLTCETRGAALARLGKALADPTRCRILVALLDGVHYPGRLAEQLGLSRSNVSNHLACLRGCGLVVATYEGRQVRYELADVHLQKALSELVHVVLAVDPEEPCLNDEPVAASAKAAR; encoded by the coding sequence GTGCTGACGTGTGAGACGCGGGGTGCGGCGCTGGCCCGGCTGGGCAAGGCGCTGGCCGACCCGACCCGGTGCCGGATCCTGGTGGCGCTGCTGGACGGCGTGCACTACCCGGGCCGGCTGGCCGAGCAGCTGGGGCTTTCCCGGTCGAACGTGTCGAACCACCTGGCGTGCCTGCGCGGCTGCGGGCTCGTGGTCGCGACCTACGAGGGCCGGCAGGTGCGCTACGAACTGGCCGACGTGCACCTGCAGAAGGCGTTGAGCGAGCTCGTGCACGTGGTGCTGGCGGTCGACCCCGAAGAACCGTGCCTCAACGACGAGCCCGTCGCGGCTTCCGCGAAGGCGGCCCGGTGA
- a CDS encoding metalloregulator ArsR/SmtB family transcription factor, with translation MSRRDGVDSAAKSRAKAELYEAFAASGKALANGTRLELLDLLAQGERSVDALAAAAGLNLTTASAHLQTLKQAGFVATRRDGVRVHYRLAGDDVARLFALLRTVAFTHQAAVPPARAAYLGVDGAGTDPARATEITREQLRVRAAAGEVVVLDVRPVHEYAAGHIPGAVSIPVEELAERITELPEGTEVVVYCRGEFCVLAYDAVRLLTDRGRRAIRLDDGMLEWRLADLPVDTGDVA, from the coding sequence ATGAGCAGGCGTGACGGAGTCGATTCAGCCGCGAAGTCCCGGGCGAAGGCCGAGCTGTACGAGGCGTTCGCGGCCAGCGGCAAGGCGCTGGCCAACGGCACCCGGCTGGAGCTGCTGGACCTGCTCGCGCAGGGTGAGCGGTCAGTGGACGCGCTCGCGGCGGCGGCCGGGCTCAACCTCACCACCGCGTCGGCGCATCTGCAGACGCTCAAACAGGCGGGGTTCGTGGCGACCCGCCGCGACGGCGTGCGCGTGCACTACCGGCTCGCCGGCGACGACGTCGCCCGGCTGTTCGCACTGCTGCGCACGGTCGCTTTCACGCACCAGGCCGCGGTTCCTCCCGCCCGCGCCGCCTACCTCGGAGTCGACGGCGCCGGGACCGATCCGGCGCGCGCCACCGAGATCACCCGCGAACAGCTGCGGGTCCGCGCCGCGGCGGGTGAGGTGGTGGTGCTGGACGTGCGCCCGGTCCACGAGTACGCCGCCGGCCACATCCCCGGCGCGGTCAGCATCCCGGTCGAGGAGCTGGCCGAGCGGATCACCGAATTGCCCGAGGGCACGGAGGTGGTGGTGTACTGCCGCGGCGAGTTCTGCGTGCTGGCCTACGACGCGGTGCGGCTGCTGACCGACCGCGGCCGCCGCGCCATCCGCCTCGACGACGGCATGCTGGAGTGGCGGCTGGCCGACCTGCCGGTCGACACCGGCGACGTGGCGTGA